Proteins from a genomic interval of Leptospira kanakyensis:
- a CDS encoding tetratricopeptide repeat protein, whose product MVLFGIGFISPFALLQSEPNALEDIAEGKQFQSENNCRKAIQFYQSALQKNRNSLEAKLGVADCSFKLGAFRESKKFYLEILDREPKHIPAVTGLSEIYLLDSDYPTISKLIDPLLVEFPNHTALRITEAKTLQKQGKIDSAIYKIKTLGSKLGDPSELLRMLAELYFTKQNYNESFNSIDSYTKKEANDPEGFAFKAKVLLYQNYFRPNQLKSVLPTVEETLQNSLNLDPKGEQARFYSVYHDIILANFLSDKEIKKRAFRTIYELAREFPDNQLYHSLEANLAWELGETKFASYHYRRALQLDDLDEILRFEAEEYSIVSEKEESKLRRELGDYRRDRFYSEKHSFYHKSSLFHLKRAKDLSPQTPVIRKELLEFYNQTGEAVKYTNLLLRLREEDPNSFKLQNKLEFSIKNLKESIEFKEGFLQIDPNLIQENTVRYSPEVYVFDMESSLPFPYHLQAGRLLGEAIRYNLKQIQSVRVVDGNEFNYIRGLLKETNYHPFSQTLPFAIDNLHLLDSKRRNAVKIRYVVHGKYQIKDGDIRLDISLYDRDSLRDIATWSTNQKGRDSLPTVIHRMGERIKDLLPKEGKILKIKKDEVIVSLGKDDGLQKNSKLEFQRKGKTLFQGEIIELGKSISSVKPNIRGWEKELATGDDVILPTDSRKETKDK is encoded by the coding sequence ATTGTCTTATTTGGAATTGGATTCATTTCACCTTTTGCCTTACTTCAGTCGGAACCAAATGCTTTAGAAGATATCGCTGAAGGAAAACAGTTCCAATCAGAAAACAATTGTCGAAAGGCCATTCAATTTTACCAATCCGCATTACAGAAAAACCGTAACTCCCTTGAGGCAAAACTTGGAGTTGCTGATTGTAGTTTCAAATTAGGAGCCTTCCGAGAAAGTAAAAAATTCTATTTAGAAATTTTAGATAGGGAACCAAAACACATTCCCGCAGTGACGGGACTTTCTGAGATTTATTTATTGGATTCGGATTATCCTACGATTTCAAAACTCATCGACCCACTGCTTGTGGAATTTCCCAATCATACAGCTCTACGGATTACCGAAGCAAAAACCCTACAGAAACAAGGGAAAATAGATTCCGCTATCTACAAAATCAAAACATTAGGATCAAAACTTGGTGATCCTTCCGAATTGTTACGGATGTTAGCTGAACTTTACTTCACAAAACAGAATTATAACGAATCCTTTAACTCTATTGATTCTTATACAAAAAAAGAGGCTAATGATCCAGAAGGTTTTGCATTTAAAGCAAAAGTTCTTTTGTACCAAAATTATTTCCGCCCCAACCAATTAAAATCAGTATTACCAACTGTTGAAGAGACCCTTCAAAATTCTCTAAATCTCGATCCCAAGGGAGAACAAGCGAGATTTTATTCCGTTTACCATGATATCATTTTAGCCAATTTTTTATCTGACAAAGAAATCAAAAAACGGGCATTTCGCACTATTTATGAATTGGCAAGGGAATTTCCAGATAACCAACTTTATCATAGTTTAGAAGCCAATTTGGCTTGGGAACTGGGTGAAACTAAATTTGCTAGTTACCACTATCGTAGAGCTTTACAACTAGATGATTTAGATGAAATTTTACGTTTTGAAGCAGAAGAGTATTCTATTGTTTCAGAAAAAGAAGAATCAAAATTAAGGAGGGAACTTGGCGATTATAGAAGAGATCGTTTTTATTCCGAAAAACATTCTTTTTATCACAAAAGTTCCTTATTTCATTTAAAAAGAGCGAAAGACCTAAGCCCGCAAACACCTGTCATCCGAAAGGAGTTACTGGAATTTTATAACCAAACAGGTGAAGCAGTTAAATATACAAATCTATTGTTACGTTTGAGAGAAGAAGATCCGAATTCCTTTAAACTCCAAAACAAATTAGAATTTTCTATCAAAAATCTAAAGGAATCCATCGAATTCAAAGAAGGATTCCTCCAAATTGATCCCAATTTAATCCAGGAAAATACAGTTCGTTATAGCCCGGAAGTTTATGTATTCGATATGGAATCCAGTTTGCCTTTTCCTTACCATTTACAAGCTGGGAGATTGTTAGGAGAAGCGATACGTTACAATCTAAAACAAATACAATCCGTTCGTGTTGTGGATGGAAATGAATTTAATTATATCCGAGGGTTACTGAAAGAAACAAACTATCATCCCTTTTCCCAAACCCTTCCTTTTGCCATCGATAACTTACACCTTTTAGATTCGAAACGAAGAAACGCAGTTAAAATTCGGTATGTTGTCCACGGGAAATACCAAATCAAAGATGGAGACATTCGTTTAGATATTTCTTTGTATGACAGAGACAGTTTACGAGACATTGCCACTTGGTCGACAAATCAAAAAGGACGCGATAGTTTACCCACAGTCATCCATCGTATGGGAGAACGAATTAAGGATTTACTTCCCAAAGAAGGAAAAATCCTGAAAATCAAAAAAGATGAAGTGATTGTTTCTCTTGGAAAGGATGATGGATTACAAAAAAATTCAAAGTTAGAATTTCAAAGGAAAGGTAAAACTTTATTCCAAGGAGAAATCATTGAACTTGGAAAATCGATTTCTTCTGTTAAACCCAATATCCGTGGTTGGGAAAAAGAACTGGCAACAGGAGATGATGTCATCCTTCCCACGGACTCTCGTAAAGAGACGAAAGATAAGTAA
- a CDS encoding methylglyoxal synthase, with protein MVLIQRKMEITKKIVLIAHDNRKEDLLDWVKYNKGTLSKHHLSATGTTGKLIHEQIGLPVFRFISGPLGGDQQIGSKIVEDGIDFMVFFWDPLSAQPHDPDVKALLRIAVLYNIPMACNRSSADFLISSPLMETEYNRQLIDYGSRIPAKN; from the coding sequence ATGGTACTAATTCAACGAAAAATGGAAATCACCAAAAAGATCGTTTTAATTGCTCACGACAACAGAAAAGAAGATCTTTTGGATTGGGTGAAATACAACAAAGGAACTTTAAGCAAACACCATCTCTCTGCCACTGGAACCACTGGAAAGTTGATTCATGAACAAATAGGCCTTCCTGTCTTTCGATTCATCTCAGGACCTCTTGGCGGGGACCAACAGATTGGTTCAAAAATTGTGGAAGACGGAATTGATTTTATGGTTTTTTTCTGGGATCCACTTTCTGCACAACCACATGATCCAGATGTTAAGGCATTACTTCGCATTGCAGTTTTGTATAATATTCCAATGGCTTGTAACAGATCCAGCGCTGACTTTTTGATTTCATCTCCTTTAATGGAAACAGAATATAACAGACAACTCATTGATTACGGATCAAGAATACCTGCAAAAAATTAG
- a CDS encoding PP2C family protein-serine/threonine phosphatase: protein MFSGQKIRELADNFLYVVKSKSFLKLFLSIIAFLIIPYFLLIASMIHSRYREALDWNQRFQLIRIQLLTIDLENQIRDQINSDLTNKKNIGYLPLTEFSQIQSHCFPITKEILEKQELTLVRCKWESETNSYLIVSNGKFLSIHSAKFLEDALLDSPYSDSNEGLFILNSSGDFGISGFIEDDFLVSEFWKSDVSSFLQTQSNLPSLHESIKEEMDYFVVSFPMYDLPLHLFIVSPKDLVLVPIKESLKRNILILITLFVLSFLFSIVISLREIESKQKLRLLLQEYPYAAILFDPKGKILLENQEIEPQLFVSNLYKDQLSVKEWIEKEVSLFLKNDFKFQNDMQNLRKEESEFYSEDGSVYLLEITYQLWFLEEKYKFASGALVLVQNVTKKRLEFEMEMDYAKDLQKKYLPNQIIILPHLDYEVLYKPLIQVGGDYYDYIDLGNNRSIFALGDVIGHGVKAAMMMTVLRVLFHQIVKTESDPKLILKRMNEGVSANFPDPYAFVPFIFLLFDFNKNTIQYGNAGHPGMIHHSKQKMECYEKLNPMFGMLINREPKILELPLEKGDRFYLFTDGLKDVENAKREKLYEPELLHFFNSVGTKHMSLIKQELELKIKAYSEGIPFLDDITWIGIEVI from the coding sequence GTGTTTTCTGGACAAAAAATTCGTGAATTGGCGGATAATTTTCTATACGTAGTCAAATCAAAATCCTTTCTTAAATTATTTCTTTCTATCATTGCGTTTCTAATCATTCCCTATTTCCTTTTGATTGCATCAATGATTCATTCTAGGTATAGAGAAGCATTGGATTGGAACCAAAGATTTCAACTCATTCGGATCCAACTATTGACAATTGATTTAGAAAACCAAATTCGTGATCAAATCAATTCTGACCTTACCAACAAGAAGAATATTGGGTACCTCCCCCTTACAGAGTTTTCCCAAATCCAATCTCATTGTTTCCCGATCACAAAAGAGATTCTAGAAAAACAGGAATTAACTCTTGTTCGCTGCAAGTGGGAATCAGAAACCAATTCTTACCTAATTGTATCCAACGGAAAATTTTTATCGATCCATTCAGCAAAGTTTTTGGAGGATGCCTTACTTGATTCACCCTATAGTGATTCCAATGAAGGTCTTTTTATACTCAATAGTTCCGGAGATTTTGGAATTTCAGGATTTATAGAAGATGATTTTTTGGTTTCTGAATTTTGGAAGTCTGATGTGAGTTCATTTCTCCAAACCCAGTCCAATTTACCCTCTCTTCATGAATCAATAAAAGAGGAAATGGATTATTTTGTGGTAAGTTTTCCTATGTATGACCTACCGCTCCACCTATTCATTGTCAGTCCCAAAGACCTTGTACTCGTTCCAATTAAAGAATCATTAAAAAGAAATATTTTGATTCTAATTACTCTATTTGTATTATCTTTTCTGTTTTCAATCGTTATCTCTCTTAGAGAAATTGAATCGAAACAAAAACTTAGACTTCTATTACAAGAATATCCTTATGCAGCAATCCTCTTTGACCCCAAGGGCAAAATTTTATTAGAAAACCAGGAAATTGAACCGCAGCTCTTTGTATCAAATCTATACAAAGATCAACTTTCCGTAAAGGAATGGATTGAAAAAGAAGTAAGTTTGTTTTTAAAAAACGATTTCAAATTCCAAAATGATATGCAGAACCTTAGGAAAGAAGAATCTGAATTTTATTCAGAGGATGGCTCTGTATATTTACTCGAGATCACATACCAACTTTGGTTTTTGGAAGAAAAATATAAATTTGCCAGTGGTGCTCTTGTTCTTGTTCAAAACGTAACAAAAAAACGTTTAGAATTTGAAATGGAGATGGATTATGCAAAGGATTTACAAAAAAAATACCTTCCTAATCAGATTATCATACTCCCGCACCTAGATTACGAGGTCTTATACAAACCTCTCATCCAAGTCGGTGGTGACTATTATGACTATATTGATTTAGGAAACAACCGATCGATTTTTGCCCTTGGTGATGTGATTGGTCATGGCGTAAAAGCTGCGATGATGATGACTGTACTTCGTGTTTTATTTCACCAAATTGTAAAAACAGAATCAGATCCGAAACTCATCTTAAAACGAATGAATGAAGGTGTGTCTGCCAATTTTCCAGATCCTTATGCATTTGTTCCCTTTATTTTTTTGCTTTTTGATTTTAATAAAAACACAATTCAATATGGCAATGCAGGCCATCCAGGAATGATACATCATTCGAAACAAAAAATGGAATGTTATGAAAAATTAAATCCTATGTTTGGGATGTTAATAAACAGAGAACCAAAAATCCTAGAACTTCCTTTAGAAAAAGGAGATCGTTTTTATCTCTTCACCGATGGGTTAAAAGACGTAGAAAATGCTAAGAGGGAAAAGTTATATGAACCGGAACTACTTCATTTTTTTAATTCGGTCGGAACCAAACATATGTCACTCATCAAACAAGAGTTAGAACTTAAAATCAAAGCCTATTCCGAAGGAATCCCTTTCCTAGATGATATTACCTGGATTGGGATTGAAGTGATTTAA
- a CDS encoding peptide chain release factor 3, translating to MSPELIEREVRRRKTFAIIAHPDAGKTTLTEKLLLYGGAIQLAGAVKAKKEGKSATSDWMAMEKERGISITSAALQFEYKNSILNLLDTPGHEDFSEDTYRTLMAADTAVMVLDAGKGVEPQTIKLFRVCRDRGIPIITFINKMDRPTKDLYALLDEIEKVLGIKAVPDVWPLGTGFDFKGVYDLRDQQLYLFDRTPGGKQKAVFRMAGPNDPSLDEQFDAEIVTAFREQIDLVENGIGQVDKNNFLLGKETPVYFGSAVNNFGIELFLNKFLELAPGPDHIPLRDGNYLDPINAPFSAFVFKVQANMNKAHRDRIAFLRICSGVFERGLNVNHNRLDKPVKLSSSFAFFGQDRNTVDTAYPGDIIGLVNPGTYKIGDVLSTGNTPPLRPLPSFAPELFATISCKDTLQLKSFKKGLDQLAEEGILHLFTSRTIGGGVPIIGAMGKLQFEVFQRRLKDEYGSDTSIHILPYGISRWVKKDDRSKIPSNANLVEDLFGNMALLFDTEWDMNYFHKNNEGIELLDNPPLED from the coding sequence ATGTCTCCTGAACTGATAGAACGCGAAGTCCGCCGCAGAAAGACCTTTGCCATCATTGCCCACCCGGATGCGGGAAAAACAACCCTTACAGAAAAACTCCTTCTATACGGAGGTGCCATCCAACTTGCCGGTGCCGTAAAGGCCAAAAAGGAAGGAAAATCGGCGACTTCCGATTGGATGGCAATGGAAAAGGAGAGGGGGATTTCGATCACCTCCGCTGCATTACAATTCGAGTATAAAAACAGTATTTTAAACCTTTTGGACACACCGGGGCACGAGGACTTTTCGGAAGACACATACCGAACTTTAATGGCAGCAGATACAGCCGTAATGGTTCTTGATGCTGGAAAGGGTGTCGAACCACAAACCATCAAACTATTTCGCGTTTGTCGGGATCGGGGGATTCCTATCATCACCTTTATCAATAAGATGGATCGTCCCACTAAGGATCTTTATGCACTCTTGGATGAAATCGAAAAGGTGCTTGGGATCAAGGCTGTTCCCGATGTTTGGCCACTGGGAACGGGTTTTGATTTTAAAGGTGTTTATGATTTAAGAGACCAGCAGCTCTATCTTTTTGACCGCACTCCTGGGGGAAAACAAAAGGCAGTCTTTCGTATGGCGGGCCCCAATGATCCAAGTTTGGATGAACAATTTGATGCTGAAATTGTCACTGCATTCCGTGAACAAATTGATTTAGTAGAAAATGGAATTGGCCAAGTTGACAAAAATAATTTTTTACTGGGAAAGGAAACACCAGTTTACTTTGGTTCGGCGGTCAACAACTTTGGAATTGAACTTTTCCTAAATAAATTTTTAGAATTGGCACCCGGTCCTGACCATATCCCACTTCGGGATGGAAATTATTTGGATCCAATCAATGCTCCTTTTAGTGCCTTTGTATTCAAAGTGCAAGCCAATATGAACAAAGCACATAGAGATCGAATTGCATTCCTTCGAATTTGTTCCGGTGTGTTTGAAAGGGGCTTAAATGTAAATCATAACCGCTTAGACAAACCGGTTAAATTATCTTCTAGTTTTGCTTTTTTTGGCCAAGATCGTAACACGGTAGATACGGCATATCCAGGAGATATCATTGGACTTGTGAATCCAGGAACTTATAAAATTGGAGACGTACTTTCTACAGGAAATACACCACCGCTTCGTCCGCTTCCCAGTTTTGCTCCTGAACTTTTTGCTACCATTTCCTGTAAGGATACCTTACAGCTAAAGTCTTTCAAAAAAGGCCTCGACCAATTGGCAGAAGAAGGAATCCTGCATCTATTCACCTCACGAACGATTGGTGGTGGTGTTCCTATCATCGGAGCCATGGGTAAACTACAATTTGAAGTTTTCCAACGCCGTTTGAAGGATGAATATGGATCAGATACTTCCATTCATATCCTTCCCTATGGAATTTCTCGTTGGGTGAAAAAGGATGACCGTTCCAAAATTCCATCAAACGCTAATTTGGTGGAAGATTTATTTGGAAATATGGCACTTCTATTTGATACAGAATGGGATATGAACTATTTCCACAAAAACAACGAAGGAATTGAACTTTTAGACAATCCTCCTTTGGAAGATTAA
- a CDS encoding 6-bladed beta-propeller — MRKLLSFFFLLVSTQIFPLDFPNFSLGEENAKEEFKRGLTYKNLREYSAAKERFQKAVNLKKDFHLARLELANNYYLLGEWEEALDELEILTSKAKNDLLIVNKIEALRLAIAGGVTDKEKVYFKTIEGDSIRGYRFRNPVDITFDEDGNFYVAGFDTSNIIKFNAAGNPLSNWRGGITRKLERPVSLAYFSQKIYVADFARDEILIFDLSGSFISSFGGSGKGQGQFRGPSSIFIDQSGNLYVADSGNARIQKFNSNGKFVLEFHGSGNSKLSNPSGITVHDGKIYVVDKENLRVIVFDGDGNTLNTIEKPEWKKPRSIRILDNQIFLTDELTGIWTYSLLHGEWRQQSKFRDKKGVYRVLFRPFATNMDSTGSLYFVDFGKHRIDIFSQKNHLLSNLDLKIESVDTSGFPDIHIYTRVRNRAGKEIIGIDRLSFRIFENDNMTPLFSLARKNKLNDKLTVAMVYENSEGFKKGKLALEDGLFPFFRSLHDTDKISLYRAGKDSNLVLPETVSLRDILAKIRDSVSEEKYNFGKASIAALQKLSLETGPRVLVYLVSGESREESFLQYQKSRIVAFAKAHSIPIYVLTVNPNTSLEESWSDMTGPTNGSYIVLDGEGEERELYKKLKSHIDYRYILSYKTDTNPELINRYIKLAIGVEHRGVKGRDEGGYFVPEPR; from the coding sequence TTGAGAAAGTTACTATCGTTTTTCTTTCTATTGGTGAGCACACAAATTTTCCCTCTGGACTTTCCCAACTTTTCCTTGGGGGAAGAGAATGCCAAGGAAGAATTCAAACGAGGTCTTACTTATAAAAATTTAAGAGAGTATTCTGCCGCAAAGGAACGTTTTCAGAAGGCAGTCAATTTAAAGAAAGATTTCCATTTAGCACGCCTGGAACTTGCAAACAACTACTATCTGTTAGGTGAGTGGGAAGAAGCCTTAGACGAATTAGAAATTTTAACTTCCAAAGCAAAAAACGATCTCCTCATCGTAAACAAAATTGAAGCCCTACGACTTGCCATTGCCGGCGGCGTGACTGATAAAGAAAAAGTATATTTCAAAACCATTGAAGGGGATTCGATTAGAGGTTACCGGTTTCGTAATCCAGTGGATATTACATTCGATGAAGATGGAAACTTTTATGTAGCTGGGTTTGATACATCCAATATCATTAAATTTAATGCAGCGGGTAATCCACTTTCCAATTGGAGAGGAGGAATTACTAGAAAATTAGAACGTCCTGTTTCATTGGCATATTTTAGCCAAAAAATCTATGTGGCGGACTTTGCCCGGGATGAAATTTTAATTTTTGATTTGTCGGGGAGTTTTATCTCATCCTTTGGTGGTTCTGGAAAAGGCCAAGGCCAATTCCGAGGCCCCTCTTCTATTTTCATTGATCAAAGCGGAAATCTTTATGTTGCGGATTCAGGTAATGCAAGGATTCAAAAATTTAATTCGAATGGAAAGTTTGTTTTAGAGTTCCACGGATCTGGAAATTCTAAACTAAGTAATCCCTCAGGAATTACTGTTCATGATGGAAAAATCTATGTTGTAGATAAAGAAAATTTACGAGTCATTGTTTTTGACGGAGATGGGAATACTTTAAACACAATCGAAAAACCAGAATGGAAAAAACCAAGAAGCATTCGGATTTTAGATAACCAAATTTTCCTTACCGATGAACTTACAGGAATTTGGACCTACTCATTATTACATGGTGAGTGGAGGCAACAGAGTAAGTTTCGAGATAAAAAGGGTGTTTATCGGGTTTTGTTTCGTCCATTTGCAACAAATATGGACTCAACAGGAAGTTTGTATTTTGTTGATTTTGGAAAACATAGAATCGATATATTCTCTCAGAAAAATCACTTACTTTCCAATTTAGACTTAAAAATTGAATCAGTGGATACGTCCGGATTTCCTGACATCCATATTTATACCCGTGTTCGTAACCGTGCCGGGAAAGAAATTATTGGAATCGACCGTTTGAGTTTTAGAATTTTCGAAAATGATAATATGACTCCCCTATTTTCCTTGGCTAGAAAAAATAAACTTAACGATAAACTAACTGTAGCTATGGTTTATGAAAATAGTGAGGGATTTAAAAAAGGAAAACTTGCTCTAGAAGACGGACTGTTTCCTTTTTTTCGATCTTTACATGATACAGATAAAATTTCTTTGTACCGCGCCGGAAAAGATAGTAATTTGGTTTTACCTGAAACGGTTTCCTTAAGAGATATCTTAGCAAAAATTAGAGATAGTGTTTCAGAAGAAAAATATAATTTTGGTAAGGCAAGTATTGCTGCATTACAGAAATTATCTCTAGAAACCGGACCACGAGTCCTTGTTTATTTGGTTTCCGGCGAAAGCAGAGAAGAGAGTTTTTTACAATACCAAAAATCAAGAATTGTTGCTTTTGCAAAAGCCCACTCCATTCCTATTTATGTTTTAACAGTAAATCCAAACACATCATTGGAAGAATCATGGTCTGATATGACTGGGCCAACAAATGGCAGTTATATTGTTTTGGACGGTGAAGGAGAAGAAAGAGAACTGTATAAAAAACTAAAATCTCATATAGACTATCGTTATATCCTTTCCTATAAAACCGATACCAATCCTGAGTTAATCAATCGTTACATTAAACTTGCCATTGGTGTGGAACATAGAGGTGTAAAAGGTAGAGATGAAGGGGGATATTTTGTTCCAGAACCTCGCTAA
- a CDS encoding SRPBCC family protein: protein MNTFVYRSSFPISKELLFQFHENPIGFQTLVGGQKGVKIIKAPKSIQIGEEVILEMKILPFWKSVWIAKHISYSKNNYFQDLQEKGPFKKFQHLHLFLDDAEGINSSILSDEIQIDFFLWPISKYFLYPILYFIFKKRHGTTAKHFGVKEKLIFCRYS from the coding sequence ATGAATACATTTGTTTACAGGTCTAGTTTTCCTATTTCAAAAGAACTTTTATTCCAATTCCATGAAAATCCCATTGGCTTTCAAACTTTGGTAGGTGGACAAAAAGGAGTCAAAATCATCAAAGCTCCGAAATCAATTCAAATTGGAGAAGAAGTTATTTTGGAAATGAAAATCCTTCCATTTTGGAAATCAGTTTGGATTGCAAAACATATATCTTACAGTAAAAATAACTATTTTCAAGATCTACAAGAGAAAGGGCCTTTTAAAAAATTTCAACATTTACATCTATTTTTAGACGATGCCGAAGGTATTAACTCAAGTATCCTCTCAGATGAAATCCAAATTGATTTTTTCCTATGGCCAATCTCTAAATACTTTTTATATCCTATTCTTTATTTTATCTTCAAAAAAAGACATGGGACCACAGCCAAACATTTTGGAGTTAAAGAAAAACTAATTTTTTGCAGGTATTCTTGA